A window from Roseburia sp. 499 encodes these proteins:
- a CDS encoding energy-coupling factor transporter ATPase: MNFIEARKLVHEYIRRDEEGNVEGIDVALDGVDLDIKEGEFIAVLGHNGSGKSTLAKHLNVLLEASGGTLWVDGKDTTKEENLWDIRKNAGMVFQNPDNQIIASVVEEDVAFGPENIGVPTDEIWKRVENSLKSVGMIQYREHSPNKLSGGQKQRVAIAGVMAMEPKCIVLDEPTAMLDPNGRKEVLDAVERLNKEKGVTVILITHYMEEVIRANRVYVMDKGKVVMQGTPRNIFSQVDTLKSYRLDVPQITLLAYELRKAGMDIPEGILTRQELVDALCRLY; the protein is encoded by the coding sequence ATGAACTTTATTGAAGCCAGAAAATTAGTACATGAATACATCAGACGAGATGAAGAGGGCAATGTAGAAGGAATCGATGTTGCATTGGATGGAGTTGACCTTGATATTAAAGAGGGCGAATTCATTGCAGTGTTAGGACACAATGGTTCCGGAAAGTCTACCCTTGCCAAACATTTGAATGTTCTGTTGGAAGCCAGTGGCGGTACTCTGTGGGTAGATGGAAAAGATACAACGAAGGAAGAAAACCTCTGGGATATTCGAAAAAATGCAGGAATGGTCTTTCAGAATCCGGACAACCAGATTATTGCAAGTGTCGTAGAAGAAGACGTTGCTTTTGGTCCGGAAAATATCGGAGTTCCTACGGATGAAATATGGAAAAGAGTAGAAAATAGTTTGAAGTCGGTAGGCATGATTCAGTATCGGGAACATTCGCCAAATAAGCTTTCTGGTGGTCAGAAACAGCGGGTTGCTATTGCCGGAGTTATGGCAATGGAGCCAAAGTGTATTGTGTTGGACGAGCCTACTGCTATGCTTGACCCGAACGGGCGAAAAGAAGTGCTGGATGCCGTAGAACGTCTAAATAAAGAAAAGGGCGTTACCGTTATACTAATTACTCATTATATGGAAGAAGTCATTCGGGCGAATCGTGTCTATGTGATGGATAAAGGAAAAGTGGTAATGCAGGGAACACCTAGAAATATTTTTTCACAGGTGGATACGCTGAAGTCCTATCGTCTGGATGTGCCGCAGATTACACTTTTGGCATATGAACTTCGTAAGGCTG